Proteins from one Danaus plexippus chromosome 2, MEX_DaPlex, whole genome shotgun sequence genomic window:
- the LOC116779502 gene encoding pre-mRNA-splicing factor syf1 homolog, protein MPVLDGKEIDIFFSEEDLPYEEEILRNPFSVRHWLRYIEHKKAAPKYEINIIYERALKELPGSFKLWYNYLKLRRKQIRGRCITDPAYEDVNNCFERSLVFMHKMPRIWMDYCTFLTDQWKITATRKAFDSALRALPITQHHRIWPLYLNFLKKHNIPETAVRVFRRYLKLCPEDTEEYIDYLISIEKLDEAALKLAQLVNNENFQSKHGKSNHQLWNELCELISKNPDKIHSLNVDAIIRGGLRRYTDQLGHLWNSLADYYVRSGLFERARDIYEEAIQTVTTVRDFTQVFDAYAQFEELSLSKKMEEVAKKPNPTEDEDIDLELRLARFEYLMERRLLLLNSVLLRQNPHNIAEWHKRVKLYEGKPHEIIDTYTEAVQTVDPKLAVGKLYTLWVGFAKFYESNDQIDDARLIFEKATQVNYAKVDDLASVWCEWAEMEIKHENYEEALKLMQRATVLPSRKVAYHDDNETVQMRLYKSLKVWSMYADLEESFGTYKSCKAVYDHIIDLKIATPQIIINYGLFLEEHNYFEEAFRAYEKGIALFKWPNVYDIWNTYLTKFLKRYGGTKLERARDLFEQCLENCPPEFAKSIFLLYAKLEEEHGLARHAMSVYERATTAVLPEQMFEMFNIYIKKAAEIYGVPKTRQIYEKAIETLPDEKAREMCLRFSEMETKLGEIDRARAIYAHCSQMCDPRITTEFWNTWKEFEVRHGNEDTMREMLRIKRSVQATYNTQVNMMSAQMLGSAAQAAGTISDLAPGMKDGMRLLEAKAAEMAVQSKGNILFVRGETQGLKENDKVVNPDEIDIDDEESDNSNDDEEVAPVQKKEIPAAVFGGLVPENQ, encoded by the exons ATGCCTGTACTTGATGGGAAAGaaatagacatatttttt AGTGAGGAGGACCTACCATATGAAGAAGAAATATTAAGGAATCCATTTTCGGTTAGGCATTGGCTAAGATACATAGAACATAAAAAAGCAGCTcccaaatatgaaattaatatcatttatgaaAGAGCCCTGAAAGAACTACCAGGATCATTTAAGCTGTGGTACAACTACTTAAAACTTAGGAGAAAACAAATAAGAGGTCGATGTATAACAGATCCTGCGTATGAAgatgttaataattgttttgaaagATCCCTCGTATTTATGCACAAAATGCCTAGAATATGGATGGACTATTGTACATTTTTGACTGATCAATGGAAAATTACCGCTACAAGAAAAGCATTTGATTCTGCTTTACGGGCTTTACCCATTACACAGCATCACAGAATATGGCCcctctatttaaatttcttgaaAAAGCATAATATTCCAGAAACTGCTGTTAGGGTATTCAGACGCTACCTAAAGTTGTGTCCCGAAGATACTGAagaatatattgattatttaatatctatagaAAAATTAGATGAAGCTGCTTTAAAATTAGCTCAACTTGTAAACAATGAGAATTTTCAATCCAAACATGGAAAATCCAACCACCAGCTTTGGAATGAATTGTGTGAACTAATATCCAAAAACCCAGACAAAATTCATTCACTTAATGTTGATGCCATAATAAGAGGTGGACTTCGTCGCTACACTGACCAGCTGGGTCATCTGTGGAATTCACTAGCTGATTACTATGTTAGAAGTGGGTTATTTGAGAGAGCCAGAGATATATATGAGGAAGCCATTCAGACTGTCACAACAGTAAGAGATTTCACACAAGTCTTTGATGCCTATGCTCAATTTGAAGAGTTGAGTTTGAGTAAAAAAATGGAAGAAGTTGCAAAGAAACCCAACCCCACTGAGGATGAAGATATTGACTTAGAATTGCGTCTTGCTAGGTTTGAATATTTGATGGAAAGAAGATTATTACTGCTAAATTCAGTACTATTAAGACAAAATCCACATAATATTGCTGAATGGCACAAAAGAGTAAAGCTCTATGAAGGTAAACCTCATGAAATCATAGATACATATACAGAAGCTGTGCAGACAGTAGATCCAAAATTAGCGGTAGGAAAACTTTATACACTGTGGGTTggttttgcaaaattttatgagaGTAATGACCAAATTGATGATGCAAGGTTAATTTTTGAGAAAGCGACCCAAGTTAATTACGCTAAAGTTGATGATTTAGCCTCCGTGTGGTGTGAGTGGGCTGAAATGGAGATAAAACATGAAAACTATGAAGAAGCTCTAAAATTAATGCAAAGAGCCACAGTTTTACCGAGTAGGAAAGTAGCTTATCACGATGACAATGAAACAGTTCAAATGcgtttatataaatctctaaaGGTTTGGTCTATGTATGCCGATTTAGAAGAAAGTTTTGGCACATATAAATCTTGTAAAGCTGTCTATGACCacattattgatttaaaaatagctaCACCTcagattattataaactatggTCTATTCTTGGAGGAACACAACTATTTTGAAGAAGCATTTAGGGCATACGAAAAAGGAATAGCACTCTTCAAGTGGCCCAATGTTTACGACATTTGGAATACatatttaacaaagtttttaaaaagatatggTGGAACCAAGCTAGAAAGAGCTAGAGATCTCTTTGAACAATGTCTTGAGAATTGCCCACCTGAGTTTgctaaatcaatatttttattatatgctaAGTTGGAGGAGGAGCATGGACTGGCCAGACACGCTATGTCGGTGTATGAAAGAGCGACAACAGCTGTTCTGCCAGAACAgatgtttgaaatgtttaatatctACATTAAAAAGGCTGCAGAAATATATGGCGTACCCAAAACGCgacaaatatatgaaaaagcaATCGAGACTCTACCAGATGAAAAAGCTAGAGAGATGTGCTTGCGATTTTCGGAAATGGAAACGAAACTTGGGGAGATCGACAGAGCTCGTGCCATATACGCTCACTGTAGTCAGATGTGCGATCCAAGGATTACGACAGAATTCTGGAATACTTGGAAAGAATTTGAAGTTAGGCATGGTAATGAAGATACTATGAGGGAAATGCTTAGAATTAAGAGAAGTGTACAAGCTACTTATAACACGCAAGTCAATATGATGTCAGCCCAAATGCTAGGCTCAGCTGCTCAGGCTGCGGGTACAATATCGGATCTTGCACCTGGAATGAAGGACGGCATGAGATTGTTGGAGGCTAAAGCTGCCGAAATGGCTGTCCAAAGCAAGGGCAATATATTGTTTGTCAGAGGTGAAACACAAGGTCTCAAAGAAAACGATAAAGTTGTTAATCCTGATGAAATTGATATTGATGACGAAGAATCTGATAATAGTAATGATGACGAGGAAGTTGCACCTGTACAGAAAAAGGAAATTCCTGCAGCAGTGTTTGGAGGCTTGGTTCcagaaaatcaataa
- the LOC116779503 gene encoding F-box only protein 42 codes for MESIHQTLQETLQTSIEDLPDEVLEFILGFLPPYKDLQNCMSVCKRWCNCAESVLHKTSIKLVKAIGEFNILWKNVVSSDIVPSITKRFSHAACILENNMYIFGGCTTNATSFNDLWKFDLSKRQWVRPLATGTYPVPKAYTTMVDYKDCLIVFGGWTYPSLSQYYQNVTMFNDIHFYCVNTNKWILINTNNPPPPVAGHSACIHDDEMVVFGGLVMSATQNFQIQCSNDVWVLDLSTFSWRKQPTTRPRPSPRYAQSLIQLDSDQLLLLGGVQTLQNRFVYSDCWVLTMKGPIWTWKEIAVRNKEWASANIWCNPACKVGDKVVSLSRSRNGWNSAKPLVTSAVRLSNFGRAEGAPVSVRVEQSLQRPLDRDQNINGRRGILPRQRVPVNEPIAGPSNENDQARIPRAVNEHLNHDYNMAACSGEARQLNNGLDICKKETAYRRNKNKNKGMKIVRQLQEANKYRMAAFACDSIGNAPPENDLINQRQIAHLENRLDAPADNQEQRQSNVKKIKRNTLSMHVLDISTIVGGNSMNYVSWLCPRLGEMRGAPEELVMYSLVKGNGELIMFGGVHNDISILNYNEQQNMYSNSLHFITPPRDII; via the exons ATGGAAAGCATACACCAGACTTTACAAGAAACATTGCAAACATCTATTGAAGATCTTCCTGATGAAGTATTGGAATTTATTCTCGGGTTTCTACCACCTTATAAAGACTTACAAAATTGTATGAGCGTTTGTAAAAGGTGGTGTAACTGCGCAGAGA GTGTACTGCATAAAACATCCATTAAATTGGTAAAAGCTATTggagaatttaatattttgtggaAAAACGTTGTTTCGAGTGATATTGTACCAAGTATTACTAAGAGATTCTCTCATGCAGCATGCATCCTTGAgaacaatatgtatatatttggtgGATGCACAACAAATGCTACatcatttaatgatttatgGAAATTTGACTTGTCCAAAAGGCAATGGGTGAGGCCTCTAGCCACTGGTACATATCCAGTACCTAAAGCCTATACAACTATGGTCGATTATAAAGATTGCTTAATAGTTTTTGGAGGATGGACTTATCCCTCTCTTTCTCAATATTACCAGAATGTTACAATGTTTAATGATATCCATTTTTACTGTGTGAATACTAATAaatggattttaattaatacaaataacccACCCCCTCCAGTTGCTGGGCATTCTGCATGTATCCATGATGATGAAATGGTAGTTTTTGGTGGCCTAGTTATGTCGGCAACACAGAATTTTCAGATACAGTGTTCAAATGATGTATGGGTTTTAGATTTATCAACTTTCAGTTGGAGAAAACAGCCCACTACTAGGCCCAGACCATCCCCACGATATGCCCAGTCGCTTATTCAGTTAGATTCTGAtcaattattactattagGTGGTGTGCAAACTTTGCAGAATAGATTTGTATATAGTGATTGTTGGGTACTGACTATGAAAGGACCAATCTGGACCTGGAAAGAAATAGCAGTTAGAAATAAAGAGTGGGCATCAGCAAATATATGGTGTAATCCTGCTTGTAAAGTAGGAGACAAAGTTGTCAGTTTGAGTAGGAGCAGAAATGGCTGGAATAGCGCAAAACCATTAGTTACGTCAGCTGTTCGATTATCTAACTTTGGTAGAGCAGAAGGAGCTCCAGTTTCAGTGAGAGTAGAGCAAAGTTTGCAGAGACCATTAGATAGAgaccaaaatataaatggaagGCGTGGTATATTACCACGACAAAGAGTTCCTGTAAATGAACCAATTGCTGGGCCCAGTAATGAAAATGATCAAGCGAGGATACCTAGAGCTGTTAATGAACATTTAAATCATGATTACAATATGGCAGCATGTAGTGGAGAAGCTAGACAATTAAATAATGGTCTAGACATATGTAAAAAAGAAACAGCTTacagaagaaataaaaataag AATAAAGGTATGAAGATTGTTAGACAACTTCAGGAAGCTAATAAATATAGGATGGCAGCATTTGCCTGTGACTCTATAGGTAATGCTCCACCAGAAAATGATCTCATTAACCAAAGGCAAATTGCTCATTTAGAAAATAGATTAGATGCTCCAGCAGATAACCAGGAACAGAGACAATCTAATgtcaagaaaattaaaaggaaTACACTGTCAATGCACGTCCTAGATATATCAACAATTGTGGGTGGTAACTCAATGAACTATGTGTCATGGTTGTGCCCACGTCTCGGTGAAATGAGGGGTGCTCCGGAAGAATTGGTCATGTACTCTCTAGTAAAGGGCAATGGCGAACTCATAATGTTTGGAGGTGTACACAATGATATTAGTATTTTGAATTACAATGAGCAGCAAAATATGTACTCTAATTCTTTACATTTCATCACACCACCCAGggacattatttaa
- the LOC116779873 gene encoding protein unzipped: MVPSNKMKNRTSWWALLLTATLAVGTFADAGVGLYNARLQQVVTSSTLKWTNMKKEAMDNYVTGADSQQGPIYLCKARHEGDMLLGQLRPDYTSCAVSGTKSYNVFEVLENIENASLIIWEPWNKFNSKPTGAVVVDSSVDSVFIGRMINGNDFSHNIGRIIYESTVGHLITFNEQNNELDENSGEILMEIEPMSYRLENVELDLITQHERQADPQIYTERVLRNDDDVAATVTTEIEYKYNYTLSWGHGHGVAIGLNTTIEMSDGTVFPQIEWANPFTEERKELFKLEKYLEPGTACNVTFRGNYTNRDVQYTAKLVTYYKGNNARSREMRGERIENTVEVEAVFGEIYYTVNNTLVPTTTTTTTTTTTTSTTTTQAPPPPPPLDEKNDVGMIMDSNDILGDSSEDMVKAPPVKEDINRSVVGGLGSKPNGANFRTASLLVFLPIFALL; the protein is encoded by the exons ATGGTACCatcgaataaaatgaaaaaccgCACAAGTTGGTGGGCATTGTTGCTGACGGCTACACTGGCTGTGGGAACGTTCGCGGATGCTGGTGTTGGTCTCTATAACGCGAGGCTTCAGCAGGTCGTAACGTCTAGCACTCTGAAATGGACGAACATGAAGAAGGAAGCGATGGATAATTATGTAACCGGAGCTGATTCTCAGCAAG gTCCAATATATCTGTGCAAAGCAAGACACGAAGGCGACATGCTTCTTGGACAACTCAGACCTGACTACACATCTTGCGCTGTATCAGGAACTAAGAGTTATAATGTCTTTGAAGTactagaaaatattgaaaacgcTTCACTTATTATATGGGAACcatggaataaatttaattccaaaCCGACTGGGGCCGTTGTGGTCGATTCGTCTGTTGATTCCGTGTTTATAGGCCGAATGATAAACGGTAACGATTTTTCTCATAACATAGgtagaattatatatgaaagtaCTGTGGGTCATTTGATAACATTCAATGAACAAAATAACGAGTTAGACGAAAACAGTGGAGAAATTCTAATGGAAATCGAACCGATGAGTTACAGGCTGGAAAATGTTGAACTCGATTTAATAACACAGCACGAGAGGCAGGCAGATCCCCAGATATACACGGAACGCGTGTTGAGGAACGACGACGACGTCGCTGCGACCGTCACCACAGAAAtagaatacaaatataattacactTTATCCTGGGGTCACGGTCATGGTGTAGCCATCGGTTTGAATACGACCATAGAGATGAGCGACGGGACTGTGTTCCCGCAAATCGAATGGGCAAATCCATTTACAGAAGAACGAAAGGAACTTTTCAAATTGGAGAAATATCTCGAACCGGGCACGGCTTGCAACGTTACCTTCCGTGGCAATTACACCAATCGTGATGTACAGTACACCGCGAAACTGGTGACGTACTATAAAGGTAACAACGCACGTTCAAGGGAAATGAGGGGAGAGAGAATTGAAAATACCGTCGAGGTCGAGGCCGTATTCGgtgaaatatattacacgGTTAACAACACGCTTGTCCCTACAACGACGACCACCACGACTACTACGACTACCACCAGCACCACTACCACCCAGGCTCCACCACCACCACCGCCGTTGGATGAGAAAAACGACGTGGGCATGATAATGGACAGCAATGACATATTAGGAGATAGCAGCGAAGATATGGTTAAAGCACCTCCCGTCAAAGAAGACATCAATCGCTCAGTCGTCGGAGGTCTAGGCAGCAAGCCTAATGGTGCCAACTTTAGAACCGCATCGCTTTTAGTATTTTTGCCGATATTTGCCCTTCTATAG